A single window of Ananas comosus cultivar F153 linkage group 24, ASM154086v1, whole genome shotgun sequence DNA harbors:
- the LOC109728675 gene encoding E3 ubiquitin-protein ligase PUB23-like — MYYTSIAYDQMDGLEIPPYFICPISLQIMEDPVTVATGVSYDRASIERWLTVYGRDKCPVTNQTLVDRTLTPNSTLLRLIQSWAACAAQLPAAATARSNPRFDLSDVLRQLRDTDAELQRRGLKKVKLLAEDDGDFDSMACMEKAGVTSLVASLIVMRNTDLVQDALDVIDEATIVLQHLKPSPQAIKRLAESNNGELIRSLSSILQRGSYRARTHATLLLKSIFKVVDEGYKSNPPPDLFDGVVEILKDQNSARSTNLAALSILTEALALGKNRAKAVEAGLVAVIIELLIEENGDRRSCEAMLYILELACGRAEGRAAVVGHRAGVAAVVGKVLGVSGGATERAVRVLGLLCRYCRVAEEMAEVGGVAKLCMVVQVEGSRRSREIAKEILGMHLRTWSRSPCFPYSYSLPY; from the coding sequence ATGTACTATACTTCTATAGCTTATGATCAAATGGATGGGCTTGAGATACCCCCCTACTTCATTTGCCCAATCTCTCTTCAAATCATGGAGGACCCCGTAACCGTCGCGACCGGCGTGTCCTACGATCGCGCTAGCATTGAGCGCTGGTTAACGGTGTACGGGCGCGACAAGTGCCCGGTCACGAACCAGACGTTAGTCGACCGCACCCTCACGCCGAATTCGACCCTTCTCCGCTTGATACAGTCGTGGGCCGCCTGCGCAGCACAGCTGCCTGCTGCCGCCACCGCACGGTCTAACCCTCGATTTGATCTCTCCGACGTGCTTCGACAGCTCAGAGATACCGATGCGGAGCTCCAAAGAAGAGGACTCAAGAAGGTAAAGCTACTGGCAGAAGATGATGGTGATTTCGACAGCATGGCTTGCATGGAGAAAGCCGGTGTCACGTCGCTCGTAGCGTCTCTAATTGTCATGAGGAATACTGATCTAGTACAAGATGCCTTGGATGTGATAGATGAGGCTACGATCGTTTTGCAACATCTCAAGCCGTCACCGCAAGCCATAAAGCGACTCGCGGAGAGTAACAACGGTGAGCTCATCCGCTCTCTATCATCAATTCTTCAAAGGGGGTCATATAGAGCGAGAACCCACGCCACCCTTCTCCTCAAATCCATATTCAAGGTAGTCGACGAGGGCTACAAGTCGAATCCGCCTCCCGATCTCTTCGACGGGGTCGTCGAGATACTCAAAGACCAGAACTCGGCGCGATCGACCAATTTAGCCGCACTATCCATCTTAACCGAAGCGCTAGCGCTCGGAAAGAACCGCGCAAAGGCCGTGGAGGCGGGGTTGGTTGCGGTGATAATAGAATTGCTGATAGAGGAGAACGGCGACCGCCGTAGCTGCGAAGCGATGCTGTACATATTGGAGTTGGCTTGCGGGAGGGCGGAGGGGCGGGCGGCGGTGGTGGGACACCGGGCGGgggtggcggcggtggtggggaAGGTGTTGGGGGTGTCGGGCGGGGCGACGGAGAGGGCGGTGAGGGTGTTAGGGTTGCTGTGCAGGTACTGCAGGGTGGCGGAGGAGATGGCGGAGGTCGGCGGGGTCGCGAAGCTGTGCATGGTGGTGCAGGTGGAGGGGAGTAGGAGGAGTAGGGAGATAGCCAAGGAGATCTTGGGGATGCACTTGAGAACATGGAGCAGGTCCCCTTGTTTCCCTTATTCTTATAGCTTGCCTTATTAA
- the LOC109728617 gene encoding uncharacterized protein LOC109728617 isoform X2 yields MPVSSSYQDRSLHCSPVYCLITKASSMSTVQLSYLTLLREVCDQLQIETPQCVVTPAAEGTYLAYIDLPVPRNESIVEIVRCWGTQSSTSAASQQDAARLTIKRIVEEFDLQLKDINYDESIFHQNLYNELSTNHAVLFARYNNLLKEYNFLKLKNAMAETDAPVG; encoded by the exons ATGCCAGTGTCCTCCTCATACCAAGATAG GTCTCTGCATTGTTCTCCTGTTTACTGCTTAATCACAAAAG CTTCGTCTATGTCGACCGTCCAACTTTCTTACCTTACATTGTTGCGTGAGGTTTGTGATCAGCTCCAGATAGAGACACCACAGTGTGTTGTCACTCCGGCTGCAGAGGGTACTTACCTTGCGTATATAGATCTTCCGGTTCCACGAAATGAATCTATAGTTGAAATAGTACGATGTTGGGGGACACAATCCTCCACATCTGCTGCATCTCAACAAGATGCTGCTCGCCTAACTATTAAGAGGATAGTTGAGGAATTTGACTTGCAACTGAAGGATATAAATTATGATGAAAGTATCTTCCATCAAAATCTATACAATGAACTTTCCACAAACCATGCTGTGCTATTTGCACGCTACAACAACTTGCTTAAGGAGTATAACTTTCTGAAGTTAAAGAATGCCATGGCAGAAACTGATGCTCCCGTCGGTTAA
- the LOC109728617 gene encoding uncharacterized protein LOC109728617 isoform X1 codes for MPVSSSYQDRSLHCSPVYCLITKGGSSLVPPAVLSISLQLKASSMSTVQLSYLTLLREVCDQLQIETPQCVVTPAAEGTYLAYIDLPVPRNESIVEIVRCWGTQSSTSAASQQDAARLTIKRIVEEFDLQLKDINYDESIFHQNLYNELSTNHAVLFARYNNLLKEYNFLKLKNAMAETDAPVG; via the exons ATGCCAGTGTCCTCCTCATACCAAGATAG GTCTCTGCATTGTTCTCCTGTTTACTGCTTAATCACAAAAGGTGGATCTTCTCTGGTCCCTCCTGCTGTACTTTCTATTTCCCTGCAGTTAAAAG CTTCGTCTATGTCGACCGTCCAACTTTCTTACCTTACATTGTTGCGTGAGGTTTGTGATCAGCTCCAGATAGAGACACCACAGTGTGTTGTCACTCCGGCTGCAGAGGGTACTTACCTTGCGTATATAGATCTTCCGGTTCCACGAAATGAATCTATAGTTGAAATAGTACGATGTTGGGGGACACAATCCTCCACATCTGCTGCATCTCAACAAGATGCTGCTCGCCTAACTATTAAGAGGATAGTTGAGGAATTTGACTTGCAACTGAAGGATATAAATTATGATGAAAGTATCTTCCATCAAAATCTATACAATGAACTTTCCACAAACCATGCTGTGCTATTTGCACGCTACAACAACTTGCTTAAGGAGTATAACTTTCTGAAGTTAAAGAATGCCATGGCAGAAACTGATGCTCCCGTCGGTTAA
- the LOC109728815 gene encoding RNA-binding protein 1-like isoform X2, which produces MADGYWRYGADARHPPPHAAAAAAAAVAPSPVSLKRPRSGYADVPAGPEIAGYYPRDEGRAGYRAVKDTEAIGASYDRYLRDGMASFGASEPARPAAGGITGNPIANQRIMAGGRPELPSLPPDASSTLFVEGLPSNCTRREVSHIFRPFVGFREVRLVNREPRHPGGDPHILCFVDFSTPAQAAVALDALQGYKFDEHDRESPNMRLQFSRSPGPKSSGGPRGRR; this is translated from the exons ATGGCCGATGGGTACTGGAGGTACGGCGCCGACGCTCGGCATCCGCCGCCGcacgccgcggcggcggcggcggccgcggtgGCCCCTTCTCCCGTCTCCCTCAAGCGGCCCCGCTCTGGATACGCCG ATGTACCTGCTGGACCGGAGATAGCTGGTTACTATCCTCGTGATGAAGGAAGGGCAGGGTATCGTGCAGTCAAAGATACTGAAGCCATTGGAGCTTCCTATGATCGTTACTTACGCGATGGG ATGGCTTCCTTTGGTGCTAGTGAGCCTGCAAGGCCTGCAGCTGGTGGAATAACTGGTAATCCAATTGCTAATCAGCGAATAATGGCTGGTGGGAGGCCAGAgcttccttctcttcctccaGATGCCTCAAGCACTCTGTTTGTGGAAGGACTTCCTTCGAACTGTACGCGCAGGGAAGTTTCTC ATATTTTCCGTCCTTTTGTAGGTTTTCGTGAGGTGAGGCTTGTCAACAGGGAGCCCAGACAT CCTGGAGGTGATCCACACATCCTGTGCTTTGTCGATTTCTCAACCCCTGCACAAGCTGCTGTTGCTTTGGATGCTTTGCAAG GTTATAAGTTTGACGAGCATGATCGCGAATCACCCAATATGCGTTTGCAGTTTTCTCGCTCTCCTGGTCCGAAGTCATCTGGTGGACCTCGAGGTAGGCGTTAA
- the LOC109728815 gene encoding nuclear speckle RNA-binding protein A-like isoform X1, which translates to MADGYWRYGADARHPPPHAAAAAAAAVAPSPVSLKRPRSGYADVPAGPEIAGYYPRDEGRAGYRAVKDTEAIGASYDRYLRDGMASFGASEPARPAAGGITGNPIANQRIMAGGRPELPSLPPDASSTLFVEGLPSNCTRREVSHIFRPFVGFREVRLVNREPRHPGGDPHILCFVDFSTPAQAAVALDALQGESYVTNGLIHYPCFIASCCISFLLFLHLALWIAWFSWFWLYLHFWLYVWLLFLVFYNFSFNAINYANVLVLRFCFQLFFFSV; encoded by the exons ATGGCCGATGGGTACTGGAGGTACGGCGCCGACGCTCGGCATCCGCCGCCGcacgccgcggcggcggcggcggccgcggtgGCCCCTTCTCCCGTCTCCCTCAAGCGGCCCCGCTCTGGATACGCCG ATGTACCTGCTGGACCGGAGATAGCTGGTTACTATCCTCGTGATGAAGGAAGGGCAGGGTATCGTGCAGTCAAAGATACTGAAGCCATTGGAGCTTCCTATGATCGTTACTTACGCGATGGG ATGGCTTCCTTTGGTGCTAGTGAGCCTGCAAGGCCTGCAGCTGGTGGAATAACTGGTAATCCAATTGCTAATCAGCGAATAATGGCTGGTGGGAGGCCAGAgcttccttctcttcctccaGATGCCTCAAGCACTCTGTTTGTGGAAGGACTTCCTTCGAACTGTACGCGCAGGGAAGTTTCTC ATATTTTCCGTCCTTTTGTAGGTTTTCGTGAGGTGAGGCTTGTCAACAGGGAGCCCAGACAT CCTGGAGGTGATCCACACATCCTGTGCTTTGTCGATTTCTCAACCCCTGCACAAGCTGCTGTTGCTTTGGATGCTTTGCAAGGTGAAAGCTACGTGACTAACGGCCTTATCCACTATCCTTGTTTCATAGCGTCTTGTTGCATCTCTTTTCTACTGTTTCTTCATTTGGCTTTGTGGATTGCATGGTTCTCCTGGTTTTGGTTATATCTGCACTTTTGGTTGTATGTATGGCTTTTGTTTCTTGTGTTCTACAACTTCAGTTTTAATGCTATTAATTATGCTAACGTTCTAGTTCTCAGATtttgttttcaacttttttttttctctgtctgA